In one window of Festucalex cinctus isolate MCC-2025b chromosome 14, RoL_Fcin_1.0, whole genome shotgun sequence DNA:
- the LOC144001433 gene encoding 2-aminoethanethiol dioxygenase-like: MKAREGSLLVQRIARQALVTFLQPQPHAFREKHQQLLGLMSQARAADLRLAPPDSPPPRGAPPVTYMHICETEHFSMGVFLLASGARIPLHDHPGMHGALKVLYGKLRVSCFDRLDRATGERASRPQVGAMRRSVLRSSAEYTDASEPCVLAPDRDNLHQIDAVDGPAAFMDVLAPPYDPDDGRDCHYFRVLQGAETREPHDREVWLMEIAQPVSFWCGTEPYPGPEVRL; this comes from the coding sequence ATGAAAGCGCGCGAAGGTTCTCTCTTGGTGCAGCGGATCGCGCGGCAGGCGCTCGTCACCTTCCTACAGCCGCAGCCGCACGCCTTCCGCGAGAAGCACCAGCAGCTGCTGGGTCTCATGAGCCAGGCAAGAGCCGCCGACCTCCGGCTTGCGCCGCCCGACTCGCCCCCTCCCCGCGGCGCCCCGCCGGTCACGTACATGCACATCTGCGAGACGGAGCACTTCAGCATGGGCGTGTTCCTTCTCGCGAGCGGCGCCCGCATCCCTCTGCACGACCACCCGGGCATGCACGGCGCGCTCAAAGTCTTGTACGGCAAGTTGCGCGTCAGCTGCTTCGACAGACTGGACAGAGCGACGGGCGAGCGGGCTTCCCGGCCGCAAGTGGGCGCTATGCGGCGCTCGGTGCTGCGCTCCAGCGCCGAATACACGGACGCCAGCGAGCCGTGCGTGCTGGCGCCCGACCGCGACAACCTGCACCAGATTGACGCCGTGGACGGACCCGCCGCCTTCATGGACGTCTTGGCGCCGCCCTACGACCCGGACGACGGCCGGGACTGTCACTACTTCCGGGTGCTCCAGGGCGCCGAGACCCGGGAGCCGCACGACCGCGAGGTCTGGCTCATGGAGATCGCGCAGCCGGTGTCATTCTGGTGTGGGACCGAGCCATACCCGGGACCGGAAGTGCGCCTCTGA
- the LOC144001429 gene encoding early growth response protein 2b-like, which translates to MCLPVTMSSLMGSLEPVSAFVVKQEAQERPEAQIQTENDEAGERPLAHYVATLRALPVQSCVVGPRAWSDAVGVVSVDVASSPASDVVMAHGQPDVSHMYAPPYTHAHLHPAPPSSFSCSGDAYQDPSGGGYLATPTCAAVAYHAAPSYNSAPKAPLVADYGVGGVYSPQASFPDRKSVAAYALDSLRVAPPLTPLNTIRNFTLGAPPPPTAPPPPPMTTSAAAVAEGHNLPLRPILRPRKYPCRPSKTPVHQRPYACPAESCERRFSRSDELSRHLRIHTGHKPFQCRICMRAFGRSDHLTTHVRTHTGEKPFACDTCGRKFARSDERRRHVNVHLRGRDRKGHAP; encoded by the exons ATGTGCTTGCCGGTCACGATGAGCTCTTTAATGGGCTCCCTCGAGCCCGTGTCAGCGTTTGTAGTCAAACAAGAAGCGCAAGAACGCCCGGAAGCACAAATTCAAACGGAAAACGATGAAGCCG GTGAGCGTCCACTCGCGCACTACGTGGCAACGTTGCGCGCGCTCCCCGTGCAGTCTTGCGTGGTCGGACCACGCGCGTGGAGTGACGCGGTGGGCGTGGTTAGCGTGGACGTCGCCTCGTCCCCCGCGTCGGACGTCGTCATGGCGCACGGCCAACCTGACGTCAGCCACATGTACGCGCCTCCCTACACGCACGCGCACCTGCACCCTGCCCCGCCCTCGTCGTTCTCGTGCAGCGGTGACGCGTACCAAGACCCGTCCGGTGGTGGTTACCTGGCCACGCCCACCTGCGCCGCGGTGGCCTACCACGCGGCGCCCTCCTACAACTCGGCCCCAAAAGCGCCGCTGGTGGCCGACTACGGCGTCGGGGGGGTGTACTCCCCCCAGGCGAGCTTCCCGGACCGGAAGTCGGTGGCGGCGTACGCATTGGACTCGCTCCGCGTGGCCCCCCCACTCACCCCGCTCAACACCATCCGAAACTTCACTCTAGGCGCGCCACCGCCTCCGACGGCCCCTCCCCCGCCTCCGATGACGACTTCCGCCGCTGCCGTTGCTGAGGGGCACAACCTCCCGCTCAG gcCTATCCTGCGGCCGCGCAAGTACCCGTGCCGGCCCAGCAAGACGCCGGTGCACCAGCGGCCGTACGCGTGCCCGGCCGAGAGCTGCGAGCGGCGCTTCTCGCGCTCGGACGAGCTGAGCCGCCACCTGCGCATCCACACGGGCCACAAGCCCTTCCAGTGTCGCATCTGCATGCGCGCCTTCGGCCGCAGCGATCACCTGACCACGCATGTGCGCACGCACACCGGCGAGAAGCCCTTCGCCTGCGACACCTGCGGCCGCAAGTTTGCGCGCAGCGACGAGCGCCGGCGCCACGTCAACGTCCACCTGAGGGGCAGAGACAGGAAAGGCCACGCCCCCTGA